GATTTACTTGAAGCTATTTGTAAGTATGTGCCATCTCCTAAAGGAAGTATTAAGGATCCATTAAGAGCATTAATTTTTGATTCACATTATGATTCTTATAGAGGGGTTGTTGTTCACTTTAGGATTTTTGAAGGACAAATCAAGACAGGTGATAAGATTAGGTTAATGCATACTAATAGTGACTATTTAATTGAGGAGATTGGAGTTTTTAAAATATTACTTGAAAGAAAAGATAGGTTAGAAGCAGGAGATGTTGGATATTTTATTGCAGGAATAAAAAATATATCAGATGTGAAGATTGGAGATACAGTAACTCTTTGTGATTGTCCTGCATTATCTCCTCTTGAGGGGTTCAAGGAAGTTAAGCCTGTAGTGTTTTCCTCAGTGTATCCGGTTGATGCTAATCAATATGATGATCTTTTAAGGGCAATGGATAGATTAAAGCTTAATGATGCATCCTTAACATTTGAAAAAGATTCATCGTCGGCTCTTGGACATGGTTTTAAGTGTGGGTTTCTCGGTCTTTTGCATTTAGAAGTTATTCAAGAACGTATTGAGCGCGAATTTGATTTAAATGTGATATTGACTTCTCCTTCTGTTAGATACAAAATAATTCCCAAAAAAGGAAAATCTTATTTTATTGAAAGTCCTGAACAATTTCCTGGAAATGAAGCTATTGAAAGTGTTCTTGAGCCTTATATTAGAGCTAATATTATTGTTCCTACAGAATTTTTAGGAAATATTATGAGTGTGTGTTTACTAAAAAGAGGTGTTCAAACAAACTTAATTTATCTTAATACTAAGCGTGTTGAACTTATTTATAAAATGCCTCTTGCTGAAATCCTTTTTGATTTTTATGATAAGATTAAATCTGTAAGTCGTGGGTATGCTTCTTTTGATTATGAACTTTTAGATTATGAATATACAGATTTAGTAAGATTAGATATATTAGTCAATGGGGATAGGGTTGATGCACTTTCTCAATTAGTTTTTAAAGATAGTGCAAGAACTAAGGCTGTTGGGATTTGTAAAAAGTTGAAAGATGAAATAGCAAGACAACAATTTAAAATAGCTATTCAAGGTGCTATTGGCTCCAACGTTATTGCTCGAGAGACAATCTCTCCTGTCAGAAAAGATGTTACTGCAAAGTGTTATGGTGGTGATATTACTCGTAAGCGAAAACTTTTGGAAAAACAGAAAGAAGGTAAAAAGCGAATGAAGATGGTAGGAAATGTTGAGATTCCACAAAGCGTTTTTCTTTCAGTTCTGAAATCCAATGATAATTAAATGTGGTTTTAATTTTTTAAGGTATGTGATTGGCAAAGCCTTTATAAATGCGATAAAATATTTTTATCATTACTTATTTAAAATTAGTTGTATGTAGTTTAAATTTATATGGAGTAATTTATGCTTAAGTCTAATAAAGTTGTTCTTATTGGAGCTGGTGGAGTAGGTTCAAGCTTTGCTTATGCTTTGACAATAGACAATTCGCTTGTACATGAACTTGTAATTATTGATGTTAATGAGGATAAAGCAAAAGGTGAGGTTATGGACCTTAATCATGGCCAAATGTTTTTAAAGAAGAATATTAATGTATTGTTTGGGACTTATAAAGATTGTGTTAACGCAGATATTGTTGTAATTACAGCAGGACTTAATCAAAAACCTGGTGAAACAAGACTTGATTTGGTTGGTAAAAATTCTAAAATCTTTAAAGATATTATAACTAATGTTGTATCTAGTGGTTTTGATGGTATTTTTGTCATTGCAAGTAATCCTGTAGACATTATGACTTATGTTACAATGAAATATTCTAAATTTCCTATTCATAAGGTTATTGGTACCGGTACTATTCTTGATACTTCAAGACTTAGGTATTTTTTAAGCGATCGTTTTAATGTGAACACTCAAAATATACATTCATATGTTATGGGCGAGCATGGTGATAGTTCTTTTGTTACTTGGGATGAAACAAAAATAGCAATGAAGCCTTTATCAGAATACCTTTCTGAAGGCAAAATAACTGAGTTGGAGCTTGATGAAATTCATAAAAAGGTTGTGAATGCTGCTTATGAGGTGATTAAGCTCAAGGGAGCAACCTATTATGCTATTGGACTTGGTATTAAGAATATTGTAAATGCAATAATTGGAGATCAGAATATCATTCTGCCAATATCTTCTTATATTAATGGCCAGTATGGGGGATTAATTAAAGATATTTATATTGGAGCACCTGCTATAGTTTGTAAAGAAGGAGTCAAAGAAGTTTTAAACTTCAAGATAAGTCCTAAAGAGCTTGAGAAGTTCAACAATTCTGCTAATCAGCTTAAAAGCTATATTGATAAAATAGAATTTTAGTTGCAAGACCCCAAATATTTTAGGGGTCTTTATTTTTCAAGCATATTTTCTCCGTTTTTTCTATGTTCAATTGCTTCAAGTAAGGCTTCTCTTGAAATATTTTTTTCTTCTTTTAAATCAGAGATTGTTCTTGCAATTTTTAGTATTGAATGTGTTGCTCTTGAAGATATGTTGAGTTTGTTTAGAATGTAAATCAAATCATTTTTTAAGATTGCATTTAATTCACAAAATTTTTCAATGTTATCAGAATTAAGATCAGAATTTTTATTTATGTTTGCAAAATTTTCGTATCTTATATTTTGAATGGTTCTTGCTTTTATTATTCTTTGTTTTATTTCGCTTGAACTTTCGCTTGTTTCGCTGAGTAATTTTTCATTATTAATTGCTCTTGTTGGAACCCTAATATCAATTCTATCAAGCATTGCAGCTCCAAGTTTTTTCCAATAATTTGAAATTTCTTGTTGTGAGCAAAAACAATCAGTATTTTTTTTCCCAAGATTTCCACAAGGGCAAAGATTCATTGCAAGCATTAGTTGGAAATTGGCGGGGTATTTGAATAATTTAGAACTTGCTCTTGAGATTGAAATTGATTTATCTTCAATAGGTTCACGCAAAGATTGTAAGATAGATTTTTTAAATTCTAAAGCCTCATCGAGAAATAATATTCCATTATGGGCAAGAGACACTTCTCCAGGTAAAGGATTAGGACCTCCTCCGATTATTCCTTCTTTACTAGCAGTATGGTGAGGATTTCTAAAAGGTCTTTGTTTTATTATCTTTCTGTCTATTAATTTTCCTGATATTGACCATATTCTATTTGTTTCTATTAGCTCTTTGTTTGTAAGTGGGGGAAGAATAGATTGAGCACACTTAATACTAAGTGTTTTGCCGCTTCCAGGTGGACCAAATAACATGATGTTATGTCCACCAGCAATTGCTATTTCAATTGCTCTTTTTACTCTTTGTTGTCCTTTTATATTTTTAAAGTCATAATCCAAGATAC
This portion of the Borreliella afzelii genome encodes:
- a CDS encoding L-lactate dehydrogenase, which gives rise to MLKSNKVVLIGAGGVGSSFAYALTIDNSLVHELVIIDVNEDKAKGEVMDLNHGQMFLKKNINVLFGTYKDCVNADIVVITAGLNQKPGETRLDLVGKNSKIFKDIITNVVSSGFDGIFVIASNPVDIMTYVTMKYSKFPIHKVIGTGTILDTSRLRYFLSDRFNVNTQNIHSYVMGEHGDSSFVTWDETKIAMKPLSEYLSEGKITELELDEIHKKVVNAAYEVIKLKGATYYAIGLGIKNIVNAIIGDQNIILPISSYINGQYGGLIKDIYIGAPAIVCKEGVKEVLNFKISPKELEKFNNSANQLKSYIDKIEF
- a CDS encoding YifB family Mg chelatase-like AAA ATPase — protein: MKIYSHSSIGYEGELIEIEIDLKKGISGIDIVGLAGSEIKESRERVKSAIKNSNFHFPKDRILINLAPAGVKKIGTALDLSIAISIIKIQETKNNNNLEILILGELQLDGKIRSIKAVLPAIALAKEKEIKFAIVPLENLEEAHLIDGLNIWGVKNLKETIKIIEQLNENILPPRTNIKPQTTIEQDCILDYDFKNIKGQQRVKRAIEIAIAGGHNIMLFGPPGSGKTLSIKCAQSILPPLTNKELIETNRIWSISGKLIDRKIIKQRPFRNPHHTASKEGIIGGGPNPLPGEVSLAHNGILFLDEALEFKKSILQSLREPIEDKSISISRASSKLFKYPANFQLMLAMNLCPCGNLGKKNTDCFCSQQEISNYWKKLGAAMLDRIDIRVPTRAINNEKLLSETSESSSEIKQRIIKARTIQNIRYENFANINKNSDLNSDNIEKFCELNAILKNDLIYILNKLNISSRATHSILKIARTISDLKEEKNISREALLEAIEHRKNGENMLEK
- the lepA gene encoding translation elongation factor 4, whose protein sequence is MSISIRKKNFCIIAHIDHGKSTLADRFIQKAKIISDRDFKSQMLDSMEIERERGITIKSQAVTITYKSNDGDFYELNFVDTPGHVDFSYEVSRAISSCEGALLLIDASQGIQAQTVSNFYMAFEHDLEIIPVINKIDLPNANVDFVKKQIKNDLGLNDELAISISAKNGIGIDDLLEAICKYVPSPKGSIKDPLRALIFDSHYDSYRGVVVHFRIFEGQIKTGDKIRLMHTNSDYLIEEIGVFKILLERKDRLEAGDVGYFIAGIKNISDVKIGDTVTLCDCPALSPLEGFKEVKPVVFSSVYPVDANQYDDLLRAMDRLKLNDASLTFEKDSSSALGHGFKCGFLGLLHLEVIQERIEREFDLNVILTSPSVRYKIIPKKGKSYFIESPEQFPGNEAIESVLEPYIRANIIVPTEFLGNIMSVCLLKRGVQTNLIYLNTKRVELIYKMPLAEILFDFYDKIKSVSRGYASFDYELLDYEYTDLVRLDILVNGDRVDALSQLVFKDSARTKAVGICKKLKDEIARQQFKIAIQGAIGSNVIARETISPVRKDVTAKCYGGDITRKRKLLEKQKEGKKRMKMVGNVEIPQSVFLSVLKSNDN